One region of Pirellulales bacterium genomic DNA includes:
- a CDS encoding type II and III secretion system protein has protein sequence MLTIGPPPRLYSPSADYSARIESAPGWAVVGDANGYSHTDVHPLPNMPEFNVAYGAPQSVFSAAQPGYAAAAIPPAPHFSPSGYGDYAFAGPPSVPVYAPTPVYYAPAYPPTAAYVPSSIGSAYPGAVCPTPISSTPTACDADRLDHLLQAAHHLDAAGMHLEADQLRSQCNAEIKSVVEQLQTAQAELARLHQTAYNQPTASTATHSYNLEEWTPQPTTSWKAAQKQTAATSSSQQEVSVHVKIMELNRTKCHALGFDFSKFDGEHFVANHGFECCDSDSAFLNFLDVLQKEGLLSVVSAPQIQTRNGQQAHVEIGQEVPVLTPHADNQVTIDYKKIGTTVDVLPEILDSHKLRLQLRPAFSQLEQFPANETGELKRPVVSTTEISTTLEMKSGQTAVLGGLIIKREYQTACQSQDCVSQACHEGACASSCSAKDSDDVEVLVLVHAEILDAESTTKTVDVPEHPVVTAAVSAPKNHSQQSYTVTPAAYFEPAASFGPQANRAALSDFLFPQALPEPFALQPIAIESIGVEPGAAFTSPVETWSLESEPAPFTAEPIMVDRWLLTPDKR, from the coding sequence ATGCTTACCATTGGGCCGCCGCCGCGGCTTTATTCTCCGTCGGCCGATTATAGCGCCCGCATAGAATCCGCGCCGGGCTGGGCGGTCGTCGGCGATGCAAATGGCTACTCGCACACTGATGTTCATCCACTCCCGAATATGCCGGAGTTCAATGTCGCCTACGGAGCGCCGCAGTCGGTGTTTTCAGCAGCGCAGCCCGGCTATGCAGCGGCAGCGATTCCTCCCGCGCCTCATTTTTCACCGTCCGGTTACGGGGACTATGCTTTTGCGGGCCCTCCGTCGGTTCCTGTTTATGCTCCCACACCAGTATATTATGCACCCGCCTATCCGCCGACCGCGGCTTATGTGCCGTCGTCGATTGGCTCTGCATATCCCGGAGCCGTTTGTCCGACGCCCATTTCATCGACGCCCACGGCCTGTGACGCGGACCGTTTAGACCATCTGCTGCAAGCGGCCCATCACTTAGACGCTGCCGGCATGCACTTGGAGGCCGACCAACTTCGCAGTCAGTGCAATGCTGAAATAAAATCGGTCGTCGAACAATTGCAAACGGCCCAAGCTGAGTTGGCACGACTGCATCAAACCGCGTACAACCAGCCGACAGCTTCGACGGCGACGCATTCCTATAATCTTGAGGAATGGACTCCGCAACCGACAACAAGCTGGAAGGCTGCGCAAAAGCAAACGGCAGCAACGAGCTCATCGCAACAGGAAGTTTCGGTGCATGTGAAAATCATGGAGTTGAACCGTACGAAATGCCATGCGTTAGGCTTCGATTTTTCCAAATTCGATGGCGAACATTTTGTTGCGAATCATGGCTTCGAATGTTGTGACAGTGACAGCGCATTCCTGAACTTTCTCGATGTGCTGCAAAAGGAAGGTTTACTGAGCGTTGTCAGCGCGCCACAAATCCAGACACGCAATGGCCAACAGGCCCATGTCGAGATTGGCCAGGAGGTGCCTGTTCTGACGCCGCACGCCGATAACCAAGTGACGATTGACTATAAAAAAATCGGCACCACAGTCGACGTGCTTCCGGAAATTCTCGATAGCCACAAGCTCCGCCTGCAGTTGCGGCCAGCTTTTAGTCAGCTTGAGCAGTTTCCGGCGAACGAAACCGGCGAGCTAAAAAGGCCCGTCGTTTCCACCACGGAAATCTCCACAACTTTAGAAATGAAATCGGGCCAAACCGCGGTGCTGGGCGGCTTGATTATCAAGCGGGAATACCAGACGGCGTGCCAATCGCAGGATTGCGTCTCTCAAGCCTGTCACGAAGGCGCGTGCGCTTCCTCTTGCTCGGCAAAAGATAGCGACGACGTGGAAGTGCTGGTGCTAGTCCACGCCGAGATTTTGGACGCCGAGAGTACGACGAAGACAGTCGATGTGCCGGAACACCCGGTTGTTACCGCGGCCGTGTCTGCCCCGAAAAACCACAGCCAGCAGTCGTATACAGTCACGCCAGCGGCCTATTTTGAGCCTGCCGCCAGTTTTGGCCCACAGGCCAACCGAGCCGCGCTGTCAGACTTCTTGTTTCCGCAGGCGCTTCCCGAGCCGTTTGCGCTACAACCCATTGCGATCGAATCGATTGGAGTAGAACCCGGCGCCGCGTTCACGTCGCCGGTCGAAACTTGGAGTTTGGAATCGGAACCAGCGCCATTCACTGCAGAGC